The following proteins are encoded in a genomic region of Brachypodium distachyon strain Bd21 chromosome 1, Brachypodium_distachyon_v3.0, whole genome shotgun sequence:
- the LOC100838726 gene encoding myb-related protein P, with translation MGRAPCCEKVGLKRGRWTAEEDDILASYIAQHGEGSWRSMPKNAGLLRCGKSCRLRWINYLRDGVKRGSISREEDDLIVKLHATLGNRWSLIASHLPGRTDNEIKNYWNSHLSRQIHTFRRTYTAGNDTTITIDISKLSAAGKRRGGRTAGQSPKSSTKKHPEPETEPNKAKDASSPVTATSSVSSALQSDEARSAVVDPDQNQPNNSISGSHTSDGPCSQDETGPFFMDPIDQAGGLLEANSAMDQFGLWEADSSFNQIGHLEESQMEALLSNGVAMESGLTGVEPEGQVQVDDLLDMDWEGFAAHLWNEPAQSDMIQAAEPKTTTTGSDPDELDSFVSWLLSDAC, from the exons ATGGGGAGGGCGCCGTGCTGCGAGAAGGTGGGTCTGAAGCGGGGGAggtggacggcggaggaggacgacatACTCGCCAGCTACATTGCGCAGCACGGCGAGGGCTCATGGAGGTCGATGCCCAAGAATGCAG GGTTACTGAGGTGTGGCAAGAGCTGCAGGCTGCGGTGGATCAACTATCTCAGAGACGGGGTCAAGAGGGGGAGCATCTCcagggaggaagacgacctAATCGTCAAGCTCCACGCTACCCTTGGAAACAG GTGGTCCCTGATCGCGAGCCACCTGCCTGGACGGACCGACAACGAGATTAAAAACTACTGGAACTCGCATCTCAGCCGGCAGATCCACACGTTCCGGAGGACCTACACCGCAGGCAACGACACCACCATAACCATCGACATCAGCAAGCTTTCCGCCGCCGGGAagcggcggggcggccggaCCGCCGGCCAGTCGCCAAAGAGCAGCACGAAGAAACACCCAGAGCCTGAGACTGAGCCCAACAAGGCGAAAGACGCGTCCAGCCCGGTCACGGCCACGTCTTCAGTATCAAGCGCACTTCAGAGCGACGAGGCCCGAAGCGCGGTGGTCGACCCGGACCAGAATCAGCCCAACAACAGCATCAGCGGCAGTCACACTTCTGATGGGCCTTGTAGCCAGGACGAGACGGGGCCCTTCTTCATGGACCCTATAGATCAGGCTGGGGGGCTCTTGGAGGCGAACAGCGCGATGGATCAGTTTGGGCTCTGGGAGGCGGACAGCTCGTTCAATCAGATTGGGCATTTGGAGGAGAGCCAGATGGAGGCGTTACTGTCCAACGGCGTTGCGATGGAGAGTGGGCTAACTGGCGTCGAGCCCGAAGGCCAGGTCCAGGTGGACGATCTCCTGGACATGGACTGGGAGGGCTTTGCGGCCCATCTATGGAACGAGCCAGCCCAGAGTGATATGATCCAGGCCGCGGagccgaagacgacgacgacgggctCTGACCCGGACGAGCTCGACTCGTTCGTCAGTTGGCTCCTGTCTGACGCGTGCTAA